A part of Streptomyces sp. NBC_01210 genomic DNA contains:
- the rpmA gene encoding 50S ribosomal protein L27 yields the protein MAHKKGASSTRNGRDSNAQRLGVKRFGGQVVLAGEILVRQRGTHFHPGSGVGRGGDDTLFALNAGAVQFGTHRGRKVVNIVPVAE from the coding sequence ATGGCACACAAGAAGGGCGCATCGTCCACTCGGAACGGGCGCGATTCCAATGCTCAGCGGCTCGGCGTGAAGCGCTTCGGCGGTCAGGTCGTTCTCGCCGGTGAGATCCTGGTCCGCCAGCGTGGCACCCACTTCCACCCGGGTTCGGGCGTCGGTCGCGGTGGCGACGACACCCTGTTCGCGCTGAACGCCGGTGCGGTGCAGTTCGGCACCCACCGCGGCCGCAAGGTCGTGAACATCGTTCCGGTCGCCGAGTAA
- the rplU gene encoding 50S ribosomal protein L21 produces MYAIVRSGGRQHKVAVDDIVEVDKIPTAKVGDTVELSTLLVVDGDAVTSDPWVLAGIKVTAEVVDHHKGAKIDILRYKNKTGYRRRQGHRQQYTAIKVTGIPAAAK; encoded by the coding sequence GTGTACGCCATCGTGCGCAGCGGTGGTCGCCAGCACAAGGTTGCTGTCGACGACATCGTTGAGGTTGACAAGATTCCCACCGCCAAGGTTGGCGACACGGTCGAGCTCTCGACCCTGCTCGTTGTCGACGGCGACGCTGTGACCAGCGACCCGTGGGTGCTGGCCGGTATCAAGGTCACGGCCGAGGTCGTGGACCACCACAAGGGCGCGAAGATCGACATCCTTCGCTACAAGAACAAGACCGGCTACCGCCGTCGCCAGGGTCACCGCCAGCAGTACACGGCGATCAAGGTCACCGGCATCCCCGCGGCTGCGAAGTAA